A single Paratractidigestivibacter faecalis DNA region contains:
- a CDS encoding Veg family protein, giving the protein MENEIPSVNRVDEIKDRLRDLEGQRIKVRANMGRSRIVERAGTLVHVHPSLFVVEVEERRGRTARQSYQYVDILTGTVELFDIDSGERLFDYVAEEQQ; this is encoded by the coding sequence ATGGAGAACGAGATTCCGTCCGTCAACCGCGTTGACGAAATCAAAGACCGACTCAGGGACCTCGAGGGCCAGCGCATCAAGGTCCGTGCCAACATGGGTCGCTCTCGCATCGTCGAGCGCGCCGGCACCCTCGTGCACGTGCACCCCTCCCTCTTTGTGGTCGAGGTCGAGGAACGCCGCGGCCGCACCGCCCGCCAGTCCTACCAGTACGTGGACATCCTGACCGGCACCGTCGAGCTCTTTGACATTGACTCCGGCGAGCGCCTCTTTGACTACGTGGCCGAGGAGCAGCAGTAG
- a CDS encoding 4-(cytidine 5'-diphospho)-2-C-methyl-D-erythritol kinase gives MPGRQTVQTPCKINLHLGIHSQLDERGYHRVDSVMAPVALFDTIVIEDAPALSVTHEPALCVPPQKTTVWKAACLLAEELGVEPAVSITVTARIPEKAGLGGSSADAGATLRALAERWGAEPLDPRVVAVARRVGADVAFFLDPVPSLHLGAGDVLTERFGGLALPVALVMPEGEGVSAKAAYDEFDLEPTVPADYDAICEALRAGDAAAARGLLYNNLAPAAKRLQPGCAEVEAWMAEQPEALTAMVTGSGSCVFAVCQSLGDARALAERAAQKRGWWSFATLTVGEPQKVC, from the coding sequence ATGCCAGGTCGCCAGACTGTCCAGACACCTTGCAAAATCAACCTCCACCTGGGCATTCACTCCCAGCTTGACGAGCGCGGCTACCACCGCGTCGACTCCGTTATGGCGCCCGTCGCGCTGTTTGACACCATCGTCATAGAGGACGCGCCCGCTCTCTCCGTCACGCATGAGCCCGCGCTGTGCGTGCCGCCGCAGAAGACCACGGTCTGGAAGGCCGCGTGCCTTTTGGCCGAGGAGCTGGGCGTGGAGCCTGCCGTCAGCATCACCGTGACGGCCCGCATCCCCGAGAAGGCCGGCCTGGGCGGCTCGTCCGCGGACGCCGGTGCCACCCTCCGCGCGCTGGCCGAGCGCTGGGGCGCAGAGCCGCTCGACCCGCGCGTTGTTGCAGTCGCCCGCCGCGTGGGAGCCGACGTGGCGTTCTTCCTTGACCCGGTGCCCTCCCTGCACCTGGGCGCAGGCGACGTCCTCACGGAGCGCTTCGGCGGGCTGGCGCTGCCCGTCGCGCTGGTCATGCCCGAGGGCGAGGGCGTCTCCGCCAAGGCCGCCTACGACGAGTTTGACCTGGAGCCCACCGTGCCCGCCGACTACGACGCCATCTGCGAGGCGCTGCGCGCCGGTGACGCCGCAGCCGCGCGCGGGCTTCTCTACAACAACCTGGCGCCGGCCGCCAAGCGCCTGCAGCCGGGTTGCGCCGAGGTCGAGGCCTGGATGGCCGAGCAGCCTGAGGCCCTCACCGCCATGGTGACTGGCTCCGGTAGCTGCGTCTTTGCGGTTTGCCAGAGCCTTGGGGACGCGCGGGCGCTGGCCGAGCGCGCCGCCCAGAAGCGCGGCTGGTGGTCTTTTGCCACATTGACGGTTGGCGAGCCGCAAAAAGTCTGCTAA
- the rdgB gene encoding RdgB/HAM1 family non-canonical purine NTP pyrophosphatase has product MIDIKTLDPQKTVVVATGNAHKVVEIEAILSEVMPGVRFVALGELGDFPDPVEDGADFYENALIKARAAQEQTGLSMAVADDSGLCVDALDGAPGIFSARWAGEHGNDAANNQKLLVELTDVADEERTAHFHSSVVFVRGQEVLRGDGDVQGVIGHELRGSNGFGYDPLFWPVETPGRTMAELSPGEKNHLSHRYHALKDLASRL; this is encoded by the coding sequence ATGATTGACATCAAGACGCTTGACCCGCAGAAGACCGTGGTGGTTGCCACGGGCAACGCGCACAAGGTCGTGGAGATAGAGGCCATCCTCTCCGAGGTCATGCCGGGCGTGCGCTTTGTGGCCCTCGGCGAGCTGGGGGACTTCCCCGACCCGGTGGAGGACGGCGCGGACTTCTACGAGAACGCCCTCATCAAGGCGCGTGCTGCCCAGGAGCAGACGGGCCTCTCCATGGCCGTGGCCGATGACTCCGGCCTGTGCGTGGACGCCCTGGACGGCGCCCCGGGCATCTTCTCGGCGCGCTGGGCCGGCGAGCACGGAAACGACGCGGCCAACAACCAGAAGCTGCTGGTCGAGCTCACGGACGTGGCCGACGAGGAGCGCACGGCGCACTTCCACTCCAGCGTGGTGTTCGTCCGCGGCCAGGAGGTCCTGCGCGGCGACGGCGACGTCCAGGGCGTCATCGGCCACGAGCTGCGCGGCTCCAACGGCTTTGGCTACGACCCGCTCTTCTGGCCCGTGGAGACCCCGGGCCGCACCATGGCCGAGCTTTCTCCCGGCGAGAAGAACCACCTCTCGCACCGCTACCACGCGCTCAAGGACCTTGCCTCCAGGCTCTAG
- a CDS encoding response regulator receiver protein has product MAHDPRREDYQRLALRFVRTIDPLDLAAAREFTDFGRRFAQERDSLPQTDADRAFHLVCRATELIDYKLPFAEPDQAAELIRHGQSLLDEALSLDEKCFDALRMKSGPEVAGLDARHEFLVKREPEVRAACEQARDAQDPSEDEERVALCRALAMRPYWRWLASLAEGALICGRNREAISWCERLLQSDPADTCDVRFTYAYALAKLEDESGLDALEARYAKISPTRGADDAWMLMARMALAHKACHMEEAQGLLAHICRTYPEAAVTLLRQTELPDGEFARLYVAPYSADELIIAASEGIVLLQEGADRTGRGVLGAWVAAQVAGMYPAVALQVAAEMRQEGVQGK; this is encoded by the coding sequence ATGGCACATGACCCCAGACGCGAGGACTACCAGCGCCTTGCGCTGCGCTTCGTTCGCACCATAGACCCGCTGGACCTGGCAGCGGCCAGGGAGTTCACGGACTTTGGCCGGCGCTTTGCCCAGGAGAGGGACTCCCTTCCCCAGACCGACGCGGACCGCGCCTTCCACCTGGTGTGCCGTGCCACCGAGCTCATTGACTACAAGCTGCCGTTTGCCGAGCCCGACCAGGCGGCCGAGCTCATCCGCCACGGCCAGTCCCTGCTGGACGAGGCCCTCTCGCTCGACGAGAAGTGCTTTGACGCCCTGCGCATGAAGTCCGGGCCGGAAGTCGCGGGGCTCGACGCCCGCCACGAGTTCCTGGTCAAGCGGGAGCCCGAGGTGCGCGCCGCCTGCGAGCAGGCCCGCGACGCGCAGGACCCCTCGGAGGACGAGGAGCGCGTGGCCCTGTGCCGCGCGCTGGCCATGCGCCCCTACTGGCGCTGGCTTGCATCGCTTGCCGAGGGCGCGCTCATCTGCGGCCGCAACCGCGAGGCCATCAGCTGGTGCGAGCGCCTGCTCCAGAGCGACCCGGCCGACACCTGCGACGTGCGCTTCACCTACGCCTACGCGCTGGCAAAGCTCGAGGACGAGTCCGGGCTGGACGCCCTCGAGGCGCGCTACGCCAAGATCTCCCCCACGCGCGGGGCCGACGACGCCTGGATGCTCATGGCCCGCATGGCGCTTGCCCACAAGGCCTGCCACATGGAGGAGGCCCAGGGGCTTCTCGCCCACATCTGCAGGACGTACCCCGAGGCCGCCGTCACGCTGCTGCGCCAGACGGAGCTGCCGGACGGTGAGTTTGCCCGCCTGTACGTGGCGCCCTACAGCGCCGACGAGCTGATCATTGCCGCCAGCGAGGGCATCGTCTTGCTGCAGGAGGGCGCGGACCGCACCGGTCGCGGCGTCTTGGGCGCCTGGGTTGCCGCGCAGGTGGCCGGGATGTACCCCGCCGTTGCCCTGCAGGTGGCGGCCGAGATGCGCCAGGAGGGGGTGCAGGGCAAGTGA
- a CDS encoding Mur ligase family protein: protein MNTTNLSGIAELLRARGTLAEVRNLTQEAGATPVTGCDCDSRVVRPGHVFVCKGQAFRPAYLVSALEKGAVAYLCDEEHADSLEQAAPGVPALVASDLRRAMAYASADAFGHPDHDIKVVGITGTKGKSTVSYMLRSVLDGEEPYSGTGVIGSIDTFDGVENSESHNTTPESPDLWRHLANAREAGLPYMDMEVSSQGLKYDRVLGLTLDVACFLNIGRDHISPVEHPDFEDYFESKLRIFDICRSAVINMDCEHADVIAERASRCPRVLRFSAEGRKGADVWASDIQSGYGYVQFVAHTPSWEGSCVLSMPGLFNVDNALATIAICELLGIPEEDIVGPLSRAKVPGRMELLSTPDQKVTALVDYAHNKLSYQRFFPSVKKEFPGYRIIALFGAPGGKAYERRTELPQEAAKWADYLIYTEEDPANDPLEEICQQMADATPAGTPYEVILDREAAVRRATELAYEGEGPAIVCLLAKGDETRQHEGNDFVPCRPDGDIFQDAVREHAAKAKSEQ, encoded by the coding sequence ATGAATACGACAAACCTCAGCGGCATCGCCGAGCTTCTCCGCGCGCGGGGGACGCTCGCCGAGGTCCGCAACCTCACGCAAGAGGCGGGCGCCACGCCCGTCACCGGCTGCGACTGCGACTCCCGCGTCGTCCGCCCGGGGCACGTCTTCGTGTGCAAGGGCCAGGCATTCCGCCCGGCCTACCTCGTGAGCGCGCTCGAGAAGGGCGCTGTCGCCTATCTGTGCGACGAGGAGCACGCAGACTCCCTGGAGCAGGCGGCCCCCGGCGTGCCCGCCCTCGTGGCCTCCGACCTGCGCCGCGCCATGGCATATGCCTCCGCGGACGCCTTCGGCCACCCCGACCACGACATCAAGGTCGTGGGCATCACGGGCACCAAGGGCAAGTCCACGGTCTCCTACATGCTGCGCTCCGTGCTGGACGGCGAGGAGCCCTACTCCGGCACGGGCGTCATCGGCTCCATTGACACCTTTGACGGCGTGGAGAACTCCGAGAGCCACAACACCACCCCAGAGAGCCCGGACCTCTGGCGTCACCTGGCCAACGCGCGCGAGGCCGGCCTGCCCTACATGGACATGGAGGTCTCGAGCCAGGGCCTCAAGTACGACCGCGTGCTGGGCCTCACGCTTGACGTGGCCTGCTTCCTCAACATCGGGCGCGACCACATCTCTCCCGTGGAGCACCCGGACTTTGAGGACTACTTCGAGAGCAAGCTGCGCATCTTTGACATCTGCCGCTCCGCCGTGATCAACATGGACTGCGAGCATGCCGACGTCATTGCCGAGCGCGCCAGCCGCTGCCCGCGCGTGCTGCGCTTCTCTGCGGAGGGGCGCAAGGGCGCTGACGTCTGGGCCTCGGACATCCAGTCCGGCTATGGCTACGTGCAGTTTGTTGCCCACACCCCCAGCTGGGAGGGCAGCTGCGTGCTCTCCATGCCGGGCCTCTTCAACGTGGACAACGCGCTGGCCACCATTGCCATCTGCGAGCTGCTGGGCATCCCGGAGGAGGACATCGTGGGGCCGCTCTCGCGCGCCAAGGTACCCGGGCGCATGGAGCTTCTCTCCACGCCGGACCAGAAGGTGACGGCGCTCGTTGACTACGCCCACAACAAGCTGTCCTACCAGCGGTTCTTCCCGTCTGTGAAGAAGGAGTTCCCGGGCTACCGGATCATCGCCCTCTTTGGCGCGCCGGGAGGCAAGGCCTACGAGCGCCGCACGGAGCTGCCGCAGGAGGCCGCCAAGTGGGCCGACTACCTCATCTACACCGAGGAGGACCCGGCCAACGACCCGCTGGAGGAAATCTGCCAGCAGATGGCCGACGCCACGCCGGCCGGCACCCCCTACGAGGTCATTCTTGACCGCGAGGCTGCTGTGCGCCGCGCGACGGAGCTTGCCTACGAGGGCGAGGGCCCGGCCATCGTCTGCCTGCTTGCCAAGGGCGACGAGACCCGCCAGCACGAGGGCAACGACTTCGTCCCCTGCCGCCCCGACGGCGACATCTTCCAGGACGCCGTCCGCGAGCACGCCGCCAAGGCCAAGTCCGAGCAGTAA
- a CDS encoding M24 family metallopeptidase, which yields MNQDRLAKVRANLRNQGLEQALLVDPLSIWWLCGYYTEPYERFLALYVPAEGTPTLFLNRLFPEAGGACEDVRTFSDTDNPVALVAQVTDHAKPLGVDKELAARWLVPLMDAGCATTFSLASAAVDDARSIKDARERELMRHASATNDAAMEWLASQVRPGVTELEIADGLLGEYRRLGAQDHSFAPIVSFGANGADPHHGPDGTAFNRGDVVLFDVGCKQDWYCSDMTRTFFTAEPTEHQRAVYETVRRANEAAEKIVRPGVTFAQIDLTARKVIEDAGWGEYFTHRLGHQIGLVDHEPGDVSATHDEPVREGQVFSIEPGIYLPGDIGVRVEDLVIVTADGCEVLNHYSKDLTVLNV from the coding sequence ATGAACCAGGACCGTCTTGCAAAGGTCAGGGCAAACCTCAGGAACCAGGGTCTTGAGCAGGCGCTTCTTGTCGACCCGCTCTCCATCTGGTGGCTGTGCGGCTACTACACCGAGCCCTACGAGCGCTTCCTTGCGCTCTACGTCCCCGCCGAGGGCACCCCGACGCTCTTCCTCAACCGCCTCTTCCCGGAGGCCGGCGGCGCCTGCGAGGACGTGCGCACCTTCAGCGACACCGACAACCCGGTGGCCCTGGTGGCCCAGGTCACCGACCACGCAAAGCCGCTCGGCGTGGACAAGGAGCTTGCGGCCCGCTGGCTCGTGCCCCTCATGGATGCCGGCTGCGCCACGACGTTTAGCCTGGCCAGCGCCGCCGTTGACGACGCCCGCTCCATCAAGGACGCCCGCGAGCGGGAGCTCATGCGCCACGCCTCCGCCACCAACGACGCCGCCATGGAGTGGCTGGCGTCCCAGGTGCGCCCCGGCGTGACCGAGCTCGAGATTGCCGACGGCCTCCTGGGCGAGTACCGTCGCCTGGGCGCCCAGGACCACTCGTTTGCGCCCATCGTGAGCTTTGGCGCCAACGGCGCGGACCCGCACCACGGCCCCGACGGCACCGCCTTCAACCGCGGCGACGTGGTCCTCTTTGACGTGGGCTGCAAGCAGGACTGGTACTGCTCCGACATGACACGCACGTTCTTCACCGCCGAGCCCACCGAGCACCAGCGCGCCGTCTACGAGACCGTGCGCCGCGCCAACGAGGCTGCCGAGAAGATCGTCCGACCCGGCGTGACGTTTGCCCAGATCGACCTCACCGCACGCAAGGTCATCGAGGACGCCGGCTGGGGCGAGTACTTCACGCATCGCCTTGGCCACCAGATCGGCCTCGTCGACCACGAGCCGGGCGACGTCTCCGCCACGCACGACGAGCCCGTCCGCGAGGGGCAGGTCTTCTCCATCGAGCCCGGCATCTACCTGCCCGGAGACATCGGCGTTCGCGTGGAGGACCTGGTCATCGTGACCGCCGACGGTTGCGAGGTCCTCAACCACTACAGCAAAGACCTCACGGTCCTCAACGTCTAG
- a CDS encoding helix-turn-helix transcriptional regulator — translation MERKARLEDGFASMRPIVSLSLFYVLFLSMESLLDERAAAFLPPDAVAFAESVAATASLVGFLLYALVRMRVPGFASLIHASGTLSAVGLLATSLVPGALALLASGLATMLFVGFAGAAAHEALARRFADGPEIARAVGGAYAAGIVVQCLLMAVVPTPVVLVLLLAAPAAAMPVLAACCLGEDGVGLEGPPAPGGQGRPVRGVALLALLIALMTCVFSTVDVNLTSAQADGLADLGAWTRLLLAISALVAGEVTDRLDHRWEPGLMAVVTTLASFAVFAVMQGAQWALASAVYYLGSGFFVVFYTSAFMLVARESGCYALWSGMGGALNSAVSLLMAAPALALVSERSALAETAVILAILAAMLAVTFLVILGPRPEPALPLFDEKDAPVLAAPTSDERLAAFALEFALTERETEVLQAMVTSRQSVQDLARTLCLSRTAFYRHVASMNAKTGTANRVELMHFFFDWVPGPQDGTSDQR, via the coding sequence ATGGAACGGAAGGCCAGGTTGGAGGATGGCTTTGCCTCCATGCGCCCCATTGTGTCGCTCTCGCTGTTCTACGTGCTGTTTCTCTCCATGGAATCCCTTCTTGACGAGCGCGCCGCGGCCTTTCTGCCGCCTGACGCGGTGGCCTTTGCCGAGTCCGTAGCTGCCACCGCGAGCCTGGTTGGCTTTCTGCTGTATGCCCTCGTCCGGATGCGCGTGCCAGGGTTTGCGTCGCTGATCCACGCCTCGGGCACGCTGTCTGCCGTGGGCCTGCTGGCAACATCCCTGGTGCCGGGCGCCCTGGCGCTCCTGGCCAGCGGCCTTGCGACCATGCTCTTCGTGGGATTTGCCGGAGCCGCTGCCCATGAGGCGCTGGCCAGGCGCTTTGCCGACGGACCGGAAATCGCCCGCGCCGTTGGCGGCGCGTATGCCGCGGGCATCGTGGTCCAGTGCCTGCTGATGGCCGTGGTGCCCACACCCGTTGTCCTGGTTCTTCTGCTTGCGGCCCCTGCCGCTGCCATGCCCGTCCTGGCCGCGTGCTGCCTCGGGGAGGACGGCGTCGGCCTGGAGGGGCCTCCCGCACCCGGCGGCCAGGGCCGTCCCGTGCGGGGAGTGGCACTTCTCGCCTTGCTTATAGCGCTCATGACCTGTGTGTTCTCTACGGTGGACGTCAACCTCACCAGCGCGCAGGCGGACGGCCTGGCCGACCTGGGCGCCTGGACCAGGCTCCTCCTGGCAATATCTGCCCTGGTTGCCGGCGAGGTCACGGACCGCCTTGACCACCGCTGGGAGCCTGGGCTCATGGCGGTGGTGACCACGCTCGCAAGTTTTGCCGTCTTTGCGGTGATGCAGGGAGCGCAGTGGGCTCTGGCGAGCGCGGTCTACTATCTGGGTTCGGGCTTCTTCGTGGTGTTCTACACCTCGGCCTTCATGCTCGTGGCGAGGGAGTCCGGCTGCTACGCGCTGTGGTCGGGCATGGGCGGCGCCCTCAACAGCGCGGTCTCGCTCCTGATGGCCGCACCGGCGCTCGCGCTCGTTTCGGAGAGAAGCGCTCTGGCCGAGACCGCCGTCATCCTGGCAATCCTTGCGGCCATGCTCGCCGTGACCTTCCTGGTCATCCTGGGACCGCGGCCGGAGCCGGCCCTTCCCCTGTTTGACGAGAAGGACGCGCCTGTCTTGGCCGCCCCCACCAGCGACGAGCGCCTGGCGGCCTTTGCCCTCGAGTTCGCGCTCACCGAGCGGGAGACCGAGGTGCTCCAGGCCATGGTGACCTCGCGCCAGAGCGTGCAGGACCTCGCGCGAACCCTGTGCCTTTCTCGCACGGCGTTCTACCGGCACGTGGCCAGCATGAATGCCAAGACCGGCACCGCAAATCGCGTGGAGCTCATGCACTTCTTCTTTGACTGGGTTCCCGGGCCGCAGGATGGTACATCTGACCAGCGCTGA
- a CDS encoding iron-containing alcohol dehydrogenase produces the protein MGRFTNPRDLYFGEGARHEVKNLKGSKAIIVSGGGSMRRGGFLQDIQKDLEDAGFEVKLFEGVESDPSITTVMKGAEAMREFEPDWIIALGGGSPIDAAKAMWVFYEYPEESFENIIQPFSFPELRQKAHFCAISSTSGTATEVTAFSVITDYDKGIKYPLADFNITPDVAIVDPELTYSMPAKLCAHTGMDALTHCMEAYVSTFASMFTDANALHGIREIVEWLPKSYTGDKEARQHMHEAQCIAGIAFSSGLLGIVHSMAHKTGAAFENGHIIHGAANAMYLGKVIQWNSKDPRAAERYAYVAKEVLHLPGETTEELVAALVQKIRDMNDQLNIPQSIKDYANGGVKVDAEHPQMVSEEEFLAKLPTIAANAEQDACTPENPRETKAADFEKILKACYYDTDIDF, from the coding sequence ATGGGACGTTTTACCAACCCGCGTGACCTTTACTTTGGAGAGGGCGCCCGCCACGAGGTCAAGAACCTCAAGGGTAGCAAGGCCATCATCGTCTCTGGCGGCGGCTCCATGCGTCGCGGCGGCTTCCTTCAGGACATCCAGAAGGACCTCGAGGACGCCGGCTTTGAGGTCAAGCTCTTCGAGGGCGTCGAGTCCGATCCTTCCATCACCACGGTGATGAAGGGCGCCGAGGCCATGCGCGAGTTCGAGCCCGACTGGATCATCGCCCTGGGCGGCGGCTCCCCGATCGACGCCGCAAAGGCCATGTGGGTCTTCTACGAGTACCCCGAGGAGTCCTTCGAGAACATCATCCAGCCGTTCTCCTTCCCTGAGCTGCGCCAGAAGGCTCACTTCTGCGCCATCTCCTCTACCTCCGGCACCGCTACCGAGGTCACCGCGTTCTCCGTCATCACGGACTACGACAAGGGCATCAAGTACCCGCTGGCCGACTTCAACATCACCCCTGACGTGGCCATCGTCGACCCCGAGCTGACCTACAGCATGCCCGCCAAGCTCTGCGCCCACACCGGCATGGACGCCCTGACCCACTGCATGGAGGCCTACGTCTCCACCTTCGCCTCCATGTTCACCGATGCCAACGCCCTCCACGGCATCCGTGAGATCGTCGAGTGGCTGCCCAAGTCCTACACCGGCGACAAGGAGGCCCGTCAGCACATGCACGAGGCCCAGTGCATCGCCGGCATCGCCTTCTCCTCTGGCCTGCTGGGCATCGTCCACTCCATGGCCCACAAGACCGGTGCCGCCTTTGAGAACGGCCACATCATCCACGGTGCCGCCAACGCCATGTACCTGGGCAAGGTCATCCAGTGGAACTCCAAGGACCCGCGCGCTGCCGAGCGCTACGCCTACGTTGCCAAGGAGGTCCTGCACCTTCCGGGCGAGACCACCGAGGAGCTCGTTGCCGCTCTGGTTCAGAAGATCCGCGACATGAACGACCAGCTCAACATCCCGCAGTCCATCAAGGACTATGCCAACGGCGGCGTCAAGGTGGACGCCGAGCACCCGCAGATGGTCTCCGAGGAGGAGTTCCTCGCCAAGCTGCCGACCATCGCCGCCAACGCCGAGCAGGACGCCTGCACGCCGGAGAACCCGCGTGAGACCAAGGCCGCTGACTTCGAGAAGATCCTGAAGGCCTGCTACTACGACACGGACATCGACTTCTAA
- the nagB gene encoding glucosamine-6-phosphate deaminase, giving the protein MKIVRAKDYADMSRKAANLISAQVILKPDCVLGLATGSTPIGAYKQLSEWYQKGDVDFSQVSTYNLDEYRGLSHDDPQSYHYFMRDNFFNHINIDINNTHVPDGANPDAAAACAEYDAMVAAAGYPDLQLLGIGNNGHIGFNEPDDHFSKGTHCVDLTESTIQANSRLFDSIDQVPRQAYTMGTQTIMYARMIVIVANGEKKAQAVRDMCFGPVTPQCPASILQLHTNCVVVADEAALALCPEA; this is encoded by the coding sequence ATGAAGATCGTCCGTGCAAAAGACTATGCCGACATGAGCCGCAAGGCCGCAAACCTCATCTCCGCGCAGGTCATCCTCAAGCCTGACTGCGTGCTCGGCCTTGCCACCGGCAGCACGCCCATTGGCGCCTACAAGCAGCTCTCCGAGTGGTATCAGAAGGGCGACGTGGACTTCTCGCAGGTCAGCACCTACAACCTGGACGAGTACCGCGGCCTCTCCCACGATGACCCGCAGAGCTACCACTACTTCATGCGCGACAACTTCTTCAACCACATCAACATCGACATCAACAACACGCACGTGCCCGACGGCGCCAACCCCGACGCCGCTGCCGCCTGCGCCGAGTACGACGCCATGGTCGCTGCCGCCGGCTACCCTGACCTGCAGCTCCTTGGCATCGGCAACAACGGCCACATCGGCTTCAACGAGCCCGATGACCACTTCTCCAAGGGCACGCACTGCGTGGACCTCACCGAGAGCACCATTCAGGCCAACAGCCGCCTGTTCGACAGCATCGACCAGGTCCCGCGCCAGGCCTACACCATGGGCACCCAGACCATCATGTACGCCCGCATGATCGTCATCGTGGCCAACGGCGAGAAGAAGGCCCAGGCCGTGCGTGACATGTGCTTTGGTCCGGTCACCCCGCAGTGCCCCGCGTCCATCCTGCAGCTGCACACCAACTGCGTCGTGGTCGCCGACGAGGCTGCCCTCGCCCTCTGCCCGGAGGCGTAG
- the rph gene encoding ribonuclease PH, producing MIIKNPTGAPDGASGEKPARSFGRAADQMRPVTLTPGVIKNASGSCMAEFGDTRVLCCATVEECVPRWRKGQGAGWVTAEYAMLPASTNRRTPREYKGRKGRSMEIERLIGRSLRAVCRLDKLGEYTITLDCDVIQADGGTRTASVTGAWVALHDALMGLVDAGKLPRLPLTGQVAAVSCGIVGGKPLLDLDYPEDSHADVDLNLVRTDVGGIVEVQGTGERSTLSRAELDALLDMGQAGVAHLIEIQNQVTGFRS from the coding sequence ATCATCATCAAGAACCCAACCGGTGCCCCGGACGGCGCGTCAGGCGAGAAGCCCGCGCGCAGCTTTGGCCGCGCCGCGGACCAGATGCGCCCGGTCACGCTGACTCCCGGCGTCATCAAGAACGCAAGCGGGTCCTGCATGGCCGAGTTCGGCGACACGCGCGTGCTGTGCTGCGCCACCGTTGAGGAGTGCGTGCCGCGCTGGCGCAAGGGCCAGGGCGCCGGATGGGTCACGGCCGAGTACGCCATGCTGCCCGCCAGCACCAACCGCCGCACCCCGCGCGAGTACAAGGGTCGCAAGGGCCGCTCCATGGAGATTGAGCGCCTCATCGGCCGCAGCCTGCGCGCCGTCTGCCGCCTGGACAAGCTGGGCGAGTACACCATCACCCTGGACTGCGACGTCATCCAGGCGGACGGCGGCACCCGTACCGCCTCGGTCACGGGTGCCTGGGTGGCCCTGCACGACGCGCTCATGGGCCTGGTGGACGCCGGCAAGCTGCCGCGCCTGCCCCTGACCGGCCAGGTGGCCGCGGTCTCCTGCGGCATCGTGGGCGGCAAGCCCCTGCTTGACCTGGACTATCCCGAGGACAGCCACGCCGACGTGGACCTCAACCTGGTCCGCACCGACGTCGGCGGCATCGTGGAGGTCCAGGGCACCGGCGAGCGCTCCACGCTCAGCCGCGCCGAGCTGGACGCCCTCCTGGACATGGGCCAGGCCGGCGTCGCCCACCTCATCGAAATCCAGAACCAGGTCACCGGCTTCAGAAGTTGA